Sequence from the Streptomyces sp. NBC_00358 genome:
CGACGCCTACGGCGCCAAGAAGATCGATCTGAAGTCGGCCACCGTCGGCTTCTCCCAGTCCGAGAAGGAAGCCAACCCCTTCCGGATCGCCGAGACCGCGTCGATCAAGGCCGAGGCGGGCAAGCGGGGCGTGAAACTGCTGACGGCCAACGCGCAGTCGCAGTTCTCCAAGCAGATCAGCGACGTCCAGGACCTCATCGCCAAGGGCGCCGACCTCCTCGTGATCGCGCCGCTCAACTCCGACGGCTGGGAACCCGTCCTGCGCTCGGCGTCCGCCAAGCACATCCCGATCATCACCATCGACCGCAAGATCAACGCCACCGCCTGCAAGGACTACGTGAGCTTCATCGGCTCCGACTTCGTGGAGCAGGGCAAGCGGGCCGCCGACCAGATGATCGAGTCGACCGGCGGCAAGGGCGAGATCGCCATCCTGCTGGGCGCCGCGGGCAACAACGTGACGACCGAGCGCACCAAGGGCTTCGAGGAGCGCCTCAAGGAGAAGGCCCCGGGCCTCAAGATCGTCTTCAAGCAGACCGGCGACTTCGCCCGCGAGAAGGGCCAGTCCGTCACCGAGAACCTCATCCAGTCCAAGCCCGGCATCACCGGGATCTACGCCGAGAACGACGAGATGGGCCTCGGCGCGGTCAACGCCCTCAAGGGAGCCGGCAAGAAGCCGGGCGCGGTGAAGATCGTGACGATCGACGGCACCCGCAACGCCGTCCAGGGCATCGTCGACGGCTGGATCGACGGCGTCATCGAGTCCAACCCGCGCTTCGGACCGCTCGCCTTCCAGACCCTGGACACCTTCACCCAGGGCGGGAAGGTGTCCCAGGACATCGTCATCCAGGACAGCGCGTACACCAAGAGCAACGCCAAGTCCGACCTGGGCAAGGCCTTCTGACATGTTGTCAGTGACCGGCCTGTCGAAGTCCTTCCCCGGCGTGAAGGCCCTGTCCTCGGTGGACTTCACGGCCCGCGCCGGGGAGGTGCACGCCCTCATCGGAGAGAACGGCGCGGGCAAGTCGACCCTCATCAAGGTCCTCACCGGCGTGTACCGGCCCGACGAGGGCGAGGTGACGTACGACGGTGCCCCGGTCCGCTTCGCCACACCGCTCCAGGCGCAGCACGCGGGAATCTCCACCATCTACCAGGAGGTCAACCTCGTCCCGCTGATGAGCGTGGCCCGCAATCTCTTCCTCGGCCGCGAACCCCGTGGCCGGCTCGGACTGATCGACTTCCGGAGCATGCACCGGCAGGCCGAGGAGGCGCTGAGCGAACTCGGT
This genomic interval carries:
- a CDS encoding ABC transporter substrate-binding protein, which produces MKPIAPRHRTSARTLLATGLITSLALVSGCAKSENDTAGKDSNSTSQGDGGQVVASPSSGSGPTCAIDAYGAKKIDLKSATVGFSQSEKEANPFRIAETASIKAEAGKRGVKLLTANAQSQFSKQISDVQDLIAKGADLLVIAPLNSDGWEPVLRSASAKHIPIITIDRKINATACKDYVSFIGSDFVEQGKRAADQMIESTGGKGEIAILLGAAGNNVTTERTKGFEERLKEKAPGLKIVFKQTGDFAREKGQSVTENLIQSKPGITGIYAENDEMGLGAVNALKGAGKKPGAVKIVTIDGTRNAVQGIVDGWIDGVIESNPRFGPLAFQTLDTFTQGGKVSQDIVIQDSAYTKSNAKSDLGKAF